Proteins encoded within one genomic window of Triticum aestivum cultivar Chinese Spring chromosome 2D, IWGSC CS RefSeq v2.1, whole genome shotgun sequence:
- the LOC123055168 gene encoding uncharacterized protein: MALPAIPNEILADIFLRLPTPRGSHPRLRRLRLLPPPRRRPRLPPALPQAPPSALLGFVDYRGFHPAEPPHPSAPAASAVASAADFDFKFPPDGDTDLDWTVREVRDGRVLLDRPRRHDELEPLFKEMVVCDPLHRQYLLLPPIPSDLAAPVVSQLLIERSCLAQCFLAPPSDDQMATATEETSFRVIWLVVLQTRPVALVFSSGTGQWQAPSRSESLPGFLLSTWKVWFVSRHYAHGCFDWVSGSCEKLLVLDIQRMEFSMADHPPCVRFRGDDVAIAEAGQGMTVMFVPKPDTDRRIYTVWRRSNGGSSAKWQMENETFSLDSGSLIKGAVGRHLLLYYVGSVSVKPGCYIRDVDTLQLERSHATLTTQEWMTLCRHQNHEKLTLEAWKDLLVKN, translated from the exons ATGGCCTTGCCGGCGATCCCTAACGAGATCCTGGCGGATATCTTCCTCCGCCTTCCCACCCCCAGAGGATCTCAtccgcgcctccgccgcctgcgTCTCcttccgccgcctcgtcgccgaccACGCCTTCCTCCGGCGCTTCCGCAAGCTCCACCCTCCGCCCTCCTCGGCTTCGTCGACTACAGAGGCTTCCACCCCGCCGAACCGCCTCACCCCTCCGCGCCGGCGGCCAGCGCGGTCGCCAGCGCCGCGGACTTCGACTTCAAGTTCCCCCCCGATGGCGATACGGACTTGGACTGGACCGTGCGGGAAGTCCGCGACGGTCGCGTCCTCCTCGACAGACCCCGCCGCCACGACGAGCTCGAACCGCTCTTCAAGGAGATGGTGGTGTGCGACCCCCTGCACCGGCAGTACCTCCTGCTTCCCCCAATCCCCAGTGACCTAGCCGCTCCAGTGGTGAGCCAACTCCTGATAGAAAGGTCGTGCTTGGCCCAGTGCTTCCTCGCCCCTCCCAGCGACGACCAAATGGCAACCGCGACGGAGGAGACGTCATTCAGAGTGATCTGGCTGGTGGTGCTCCAGACCAGACCGGTGGCCCTCGTATTCTCCTCCGGCACAGGGCAATGGCAAGCCCCGAGTCGGAGCGAGTCGTTACCTGGCTTTTTGTTATCGACATGGAAGGTTTGGTTTGTGTCGCGCCATTATGCACATGGTTGCTTCGACTGGGTTTCAGGTTCATGTGAAAAACTGCTCGTGCTTGACATCCAGAGGATGGAGTTCTCCATGGCTGACCACCCACCCTGTGTCAGATTCCGGGGCGACGATGTGGCAATCGCGGAGGCAGGCCAAGGCATGACTGTGATGTTTGTGCCTAAACCGGACACAGATCGCCGTATTTATACTGTTTGGCGGCGAAGCAATGGTGGGAGTTCCGCCAAGTGGCAGATGGAGAATGAGACATTCTCGCTGGATTCTGGCTCCTTGATCAAGGGTGCGGTGGGGAGGCACTTGCTCCTATATTATGTTGGAAGCGTGTCGGTCAAGCCAGGTTGTTACATCCGGGATGTCGACACTTTGCAGCTTGAGAGG TCCCACGCCACGCTGACCACCCAGGAGTGGATGACGTTGTGTCGGCACCAGAACCACGAGAAGCTGACCCTGGAGGCGTGGAAGGACCTATTGGTCAAGAACTGA